Proteins co-encoded in one Oryzias melastigma strain HK-1 unplaced genomic scaffold, ASM292280v2 sc01823, whole genome shotgun sequence genomic window:
- the LOC112138901 gene encoding E3 ubiquitin-protein ligase NEURL1-like has product MHSNLRGSSAPSSPTCELNAPPMLCNQNANLNNPQNMNLNARLNSNQHAFFPSSPGTIPISPSSSAPESPTPPSSPVLLADDCAICYENAVDTVLYACGHMCLCYTCGLKHKMTNATCPICRRTIKDIIKIYRNP; this is encoded by the exons ATGCATTCCAACCTTCGAGGCTCGTCGGCGCCCAGCTCCCCAACGTGCGAGCTCAACGCCCCCCCGATGCTCTGCAACCAAAACGCCAACCTCAACAATCCACAGAATATGAACCTCAATGCAAGACTCAACTCCAACCAGCACGCTTTCTTTCCTTCCTCCCCAG GCACAATCCCAATTTCTCCGTCCTCCAGCGCTCCGGAGTCTCCCACGCCCCCGTCATCCCCTGTCTTATTGGCCGACGATTGTGCCATCTGTTACGAGAACGCGGTGGACACCGTCCTGTACGCCTGCGGACACATGTGTCTGTGCTACACCTGCGGCCTCAAGCACAAGATGACCAACGCAACCTGCCCGATCTGCAGGAGGACAATCAAAGATATTATCAAGATCTACCGAAACCCGTAA